The genomic segment GCGAAAAGGTCGGACCCAATACGGCGCTCATGGCACCGCGCGCCAGAAATCTCTCCGATGAAGATATCACCAACATTGTGACCTTTATTGTTTCCTTATCGCCTTGAAGGTTGTGTTTTTTCGAGCGTTTTACTCGGGTTGACTGTGTTGACGATGCGTTCTCACGTCAATCGCCTGTGTTGAATTACGTCAGGCTCCGCACCGCGGATATTGGGCCTGGAACTACGGTTTGACCCGAAGCCGGAGAAGCTTCGGGCTGCGAGATAACAATAAAAGATCGCTTCAAGCGGCAAACCCAGTCAAACACAGTGGGAGGATTAAATGTTAAATAGAACAAAGACTTGGATGGTATCTTGCGCCGTGGGAACGGTGATGGCCGCCATGCCGGCCTTCGCGCAGAACACGACGAGCCTCAAGCATACGCTGGTTCTTGAAGATCTGGAAAACCCATGGGACATGGCCTTTCTGGACGACGGCACGATGTTCTTTACTGAAAAGTGCAAGGGCTTGTCAGTGCTTATGCCCTCTGGGGACGTAAACGCACTTTTGGGCATGACCGGAAGTTCGGGATACGCCTCAACGGAAGACGACCTGTTCTGTGAGGGGCAGGCCGGCATGATGGGTGTCGCAGTCGATCCGGATTTCGCCAACAACCGGCACATTTACGTCTATTCGACTTCCAAGAAATCGGACCCGCACACCAACCGGCTGATGCGGCTCAAGGTAGGCGACGACTTCAAGTCCGTCGGTGAGCGCACGGACATCGTTGATGATGTTCCCTATAAGATGGCTGCATCGGATCACCCGTTCGGTGGTCCGGGGGCGCATAATGGTGGGCGTGTCAGGTTCAATCCTGCCGACGGCTATCTCTATCTGACGACAGGCGACAATCACAACGAGGAGGTTCCGCAGAGCCCGACCCTGATGGGCAGCAAAGTGCTGCGCATGAACGCCGATGGCACAGCTGCGCCGGAGAACACACCGCCCGACGGGTTCGATAAACGCACCTACACTTATGGCCACCGGAATGTGCAGGGGATCGCCTTCCATCCGGGGACGGGCACACCGATCACGGCAGAACATGGCCCTTGGCATTCGGACGAAATCACTGTCCTGGTCAATGGCGGCAATGCCGGCTGGGATCCACGTCCGAACATGGCTGGTCGAGGAGATTGCCCGGACGACTATTGCGGATACAGCCCCAACCAGATGGACGGGATGAACCGTTACGAGCGCGCCGCGTTCATGCCGATGACCGATCTGGATACCTATCCTGACGCCATGCTTCCGATCTGGGACAACAACGGCTGGTCGCAGGGCACGTCCTCTGCGGCCTTCCTTGAAGGGGACGCCTGGGGCAAATGGAACGGCGCCATGGTGGTCGGTATCATGGGCATCGGCTTTGGCGGCACGCCTCTCGGTCAGCGTATCGATGTGGTTGAATTGTCTGACGATGGTACCGAAGTGGTCGATGTAACGGAATTGACATTGCCGGAAGGCATGGAGGCTGGCCGCTTCCGCTCAGTGGTTCTCGGACCTGACGGCAGCCTTTATGCGGCCGTCGACGAAGGCATGATCCACAAGCTGACACCTTGATCCGCTAACAGGTCGCCGCGCCACTGACGAGGGCGCGGCGACCATCAAAAGCCCTAGTGTGAAGGTTGGACGCGGGCTCATCTTTTTGCTGGCCCCGTTGTCTTGTGCTGCCAGGGACGTGGTACTGAACACCAAATATTGCATCACTAAGTTCGAACTCACCACGGCAGTGCCGGGCATTCCTGCACACCCAGGCGTCGCCTTCCTTCTGTGGCGATAGCGAAAACACACGGCTGGGCTGGTCGTTCAAACCGCTGCGCCCAACACTCCGGGAGGAGGACGCGGCGGGGAGTTCTATGAGGCTCAGCATCCTGTGCCGTGAGTGCGATCTACCTGTTATAGACGGCAGTAATCGAAGTTTTTGCCAGGCTGTTAGCATTCACCATGTATCCGGCCAGCGCATTGCTGACGCTGCCGTCCAGATCAAGTTCCGTGCCGAGCGCGTGGACCGTGAACTCATAACGGTGAACTTCGCCCGGAGGTGGGCAAGCACCGCCGAAACCGGCCACTCCGTAGTCGTTCGCGAGTTCCACGGCGCCCTCGGGAAGAGCGGTTTCGGCGGGGAGTTCGGTCACATCGGCGGGAATGTTGAACGCGAACCAGTGCCACCAGCCTGATCCGGTGGGGGCATCAGGGTCATAGACGGTGACCGCAAAACTTTTTGTCCCCTCCGGTGCGCCCGACCAGGCCAGATCAGGCGCGGTATTGCCGCCTTCACAGCCGAAACCCTGAAAGACCTGGGCCGCGTTTAATTGCTGACCCTCGGCGATAGTGGTGCTGGTGAGCTGGAAATCCGTTGCCATGGCCGGTGATGCCAGGAGGCCCAACATGAGCGTGGAAGAAAAAATCGAATTGCGAAGCATTTGGCGTTCCTTTCGGTCTTTGCCTTGAATGATCGAAAGGTAGTCTTTCAAAGGTCTGCCAGCTTCCGAGGGTCGATCATAAACTGTCGGAAAACGCTCAATCTCCCGAAGTTCTGATCTCTTTTGGCGTTATTCCAAATCGTTTCCGGAAAGCGTCGGAAAAGTGTGAGGGTGTCTTGAAACCACACTCCAGCGCGATTTCTGAAACCGAAGCGGTCGAGGTCTGCAGCCGGCTCAGTCCATGTTCGAGCCGCGTGTTGCGCAGGATCCTGGCAAAACCCTGTCCAGCATCTTTCAACCATCGCCTCATGGTCGGTTCGCTCATGGCAAGGTGCCGTGCCACGTCGCTTGCGCGCCACGGACGGCTCAAGTCGGTTTCGATCAGCCGGCGCACCCGGCTCAGCGGGGCTTCTTCGCCCGACAGGGTGATGTGGACGCCCTTGTCCTTCAGCCAGATCAGCGGTTCCAGCAAGCGATGGCGCAATATGACGTCAGGCAGGGCTTCCTGGCTCAGCGTGTCCTCAATGATCGGCAGGAGATCCATCGGCCGGTGCGGTTCGGCCCGCAGAATCTGGATACCCCCGCGATCCGCCGGGACCGGTTGGTCCGCGAAGACAGTGGCGACAAGCTCATCTGGAAAGGAAATCCCGACGGCGCGATAGCTGCGATCCAGAACGGGCCGGTTTTCCATGGTGACCATGGACCCGGGCGGGAAGATGAGAAGATCTCCCTCTTCTCCGACCAGGTCCTGGGTGGGAGTCACGACCCGTTTTGACCCGGCCTCGATGAAGAAGAGGAAGGCCAGTCTCAGATAAAGATCTGAAAAGGTCGCGGTCGTTGCCTGACTGATGGGGTAGAGCGCGACCTGATCCGGCAGTTTGTCGGCAGATCCTGTTTCACCGGTCTCAGGCAACTTTGGGAAGCCGCGCGAGTTGACCGCCGGACAGCAGCGCGCCGCCGCCCGGCGCGATTTCTGTGAGGTTGAGGCTCTGCAGGATTTTCCGGGTCGTTGCCACGCTTGCGGAGACTGCCGGCAGTCCGGACGCACGTTCGATCATTTCAATCGCCGGGAGCGACGGCATTTGCACGCACGCAGACGCGACGATGGCGTCGACGCCCCTTACGTCCAGCTTGCGCCATAGTTCGGCCGGTGCCGCCGGATCCTGTGAGGCAACCTCCAGATTGTCAGGAATTTCCAGCGCCAGGAAATCCTGCACTTCGATGCCCTCGGTTTCGATATAGTCCACAACGAGCCTTGTCAGCGGTTTCATATAGGGACAGATGATGGAAACTTTCCTCATTCCCATCTCCTGCAGGCTTTCCACCAGTGCCCCGGCGGAGTTTAGCACAGGTGTCGGGCAACCGTTTTCGGTGGTTGCTCTGTTTAGTTTCTCGGACGATGCTCGGTGATACCCAAGCCCCATCGACATGATCGCGACGAGGCAGGCATAGGCCTGCACCTCGACAGCGGCGTCGGAAAGTTCGCTCGCGCATCTGACGCTGTCGGCATCCATGGCTTCGAGCTCTTCCTTCACAACCGCTTTCATGCGCATGCGCGAGGAATGGAAGGTGAAACGGTCCGGCAGAATCGCTTCTCTTGCTTTCAGCAGAGCCGGTATTTCGGTCTCCATGGTGATGTTCGAACTTGGAACAATCAGTCCGACCCGGCGGTAGGTTGATGCATTGGTCATGTTTAATCTCCTTTGAGGACGCTCAATAGGCAGGGCCCATAACGAGGTTCGGCAGCCAGGTGGCAAGGCCGGGGAAGAGGCACAGCAACAGGATCGCGACAAGCATGCACAGGACAAAGGGCAGGGATCCGGTGAGGATCTTCTTCAGCGAAATGTCCGGTGCGATGCCGTTGATCACATAAAGATTGAGCCCGACCGGAGGCGAGATCAGGCCGATTTCCATGTTGATGGTCAGGACAACCGCGAACCAGATCGGGTCGAAACCGGCGCTTACGATTACAGGCAGCAGGATAGGGGCAGCCATCAAGATCACGGCGACAGGCGGCAGAAAGAACCCGGCAACAATTAGGAAAACATTGATGGCGGCCATGAGCACCCACCGGTTGACCTCAAGGTCGCTGATCCACGCGGCGATCGATTGGGTGATGAAGAGACTGGAGAGCATATAGGAAAAGACGCCGGCTGCCGCGATAATGAAGAGGATCATCACGCTTTCCTTGGTGCTGTCGCGCAGAACTGCCCAAAGGGATTTTGGGCTGAGCAGCCTGTAGATCACCATGGCGACGATCAGGCACAGCAGGGCGCCGACCGCCGCGGTTTCCGATGGTGTCGCCACACCGCCATACATGGCGTAGAGCACACCGACGATTATGGCGATGAAGGGCAGGACGCGCGGCAGGATTTCGACCCGGTCACGCCAAGAATAGCTGATTTGGGCCGTTGACCGTCCACCGGAGCGCCAGGTTGCATAGATTGACCAGGCCATGAACAGGCCGACCAGTAGAAGTCCCGGGATCACACCTGCGAGAAACAGCCGGCCGATGGATGTTTCGGTGGCGATCCCATAGACGATCATCGTGATAGAAGGCGGGATCAGAATCCCGAGGGTGCCGCCTGCGGCGATGGAGCCGGTGGCGATTTCCTCCGGATAACCGCGCTTGCGCATTTCCGGGATCCCCATCTTGCCGATGGCCGCACAAGTTGCCGGGCTGGATCCGGACATGGCCGAAAAAAGCGCGCAAGCCCCCAGGTTGGAGACGACCAGGCCGCCGGGCACCCGCGTCAGCCAGCGTTCAAGCGCTTCGTAAAGGTCCGCGCCTGCCCGGGTTGAGGCAATCGATGCTCCCATGATGATGAACATCGGGATTGACAGGAGTGCGAAGCTATCGAGCTTGCCGAAGAAGATTTCCGGCATCAATTCCAGCGACCGCAGCCCATCGAAAATGACCAGAAAGACCGCGGACACCAGCAGGAGGCCCATGGCAACCGAAATGCCGCTGAACAGGATGACGATGGTGGCAAGGGCAACGATTGTGCCGAGAAGAAGAGGATCCATCACAGGGCTCCTTCCGGTTTGCCCGGGAGATCGGAAAACGCTTCAAGGCAATCCGCTGCGAGTTGAAGAAACAACAAGCCGAATCCGACGGGCAGCGACAGGTAGGGAATCCAGAGCGGAACTGCGGTGACAGTGTCGGAAGTCCAGCCACGGCTAAATGCGAGATGCCAGTATTCGTACCCATAGAAAGTGCAAACGCCGATAATGCCAAGCGCCGAAAAAGAGGTCAGCGTCTTGAGCAGGCGCGCCGCTCTCGGGCCGAGCCACATCGGCAAGAGGTCGACATTGACATGTCCCTTGTGCTTTTGCACGAAAGGCAGGCCCAGAAGCGTGGCGGCTACAACGAGATACACCACGACCTCCGTTTGCCAGACGGTTGAACCGTTGAGGACAAAACGGATGAAGATCATCTGGCAGGTGAGGAACACTGCGCTCAGGATCATCGTCGCCGCTATCCAGCCGGATACTTCGGAAACCTGCCTGATGATTCCGGACGCACTGAACCGTGCGGCCCTTGAGAGAACGAGAGCCATTTTCTGCTCCATAGGTGGTAAGTGGGAAGACGGCCCGCGGCGGGCCGTCCGAAATCCGGTTATTCGACCGAAAGCGCCATATCCAAAAGCGATTGCCCGTTCGGAACGGATTCCACAAAGGACTTGTAGGCGGTCTTCTGGGCGAGCGCGCGCCAGGCATCGAAGTCGGAAGGCGTCATCTCGGCAATCTCGACGCCTGCCTCGCGGAAGACCTCGACTGATGCAGCGTCCTGGATCTTGGCCTCCTTGAGGTAGAAGGCCTCCGCCTTTTCGGCGGCTGCAAGAAGCGCCTCCTGCTGAGCGCCATTCAGTCCGTCGAAGGTGGATTTGTTCATCAGGAGAGGCTGGTAGAGAAACCAGAGCGCAACATCGCCCGCCGGCGTGTAACAGCTGACTTGTTCAAAAATGCGGTAGGAGACAAAGGACGATGATGACGTATTGGCCGCATCGAGAACGCCGGTCTGCATGGCGCTGTAGATTTCGGATGACGCCATCGATGCGATCGAAGCTCCAGCGCCGACCAACATCTGTTCGAAGGACTTCCCGGCGGCACGGGTCTGCAACCCGGAAACGTCTTCCGGTTTGGTGATGCACTTGTCCTTGCCAACAAAACCACCAGCCAGATAGCCGTTCACAAGCACCATGACATCGTCTTCCGCCATTTCGGCCTTCAGCTCATCCATGAAAGGCGAGTCGAACAGTCGCGCCGCGTGGTCGTGGTTCTTCACGAGGCCCGGCATCAGCGTGAGGTTGAATGCAGGGCGCTGACCGCCGGCATAGCTCAGCGGGAACACTGTCATGTCGAGCTGTCCCCTGCTGAGCGGCTTGTATTGCTCGCGGGGTTTGAACAGCGACTTGGACGGAAAGATCTTGATAGCGAGATCCACGTCAGCAGTGGCGACCTCGTCGGCAACCATCTGCGCGACGTTGTGGCGAATATCTTGCGTCGACCATTGATGTGACAGCCGAAGTTCCGTCGCCTGCGCGGCTTGTGCGGACATCATCGCAACTAGGGCGGTGGCCGTGAGCAGGGGTGATTTCATGTCAGTCTCCTCCATTTGGTACATATGAACTCTATATGTATACATATAATAATTTTATAAATACATAAATGTCAACATACGTATCGACATGCAAGGCGTCGCAAGCTAAAAGGGGATGGAAATCAAAGGATTGATGCTGATGGCCCGCGTTGCCGACCAACTGATCGAAACCTTGCGGAACGACATACGCTCCGGTGTCCTGCGCCCGGGAGACCAACTGGAAGAAGCGGCTCTGGCGGAGCGGTTCGGTGTTTCGCGAACGCCTGTTCGGGAAGCTGTTCGCTCTCTGGTCGACAGCGGGTTATTGGAAACCAAGCCGCGTAAGGGTGCCCTCGTCAGGGTGCTGTCGGCGAAGGAACTCATTGATCTGTTTGAAGTCGCCGCCGAGCTGGAGGGCATGGCATGCCGTCTGGCCGCGGAACGGCTGACTGCCGACAAGGCCGCCGCGCTCGAGGATGCCCTGCACTTCTGCCGCACGGCCGCCGAGGCAAATGACCAGGACGGTTATGCAAAGGCCAATCTTGCGTTTCACCAGGCCATTCACAATGCGGCGGGAAACAACAGGCTGATTGAGCAGATCGAACAGCTAGCAGGTCATATCAACCCGTACCGCGCCATGCCTTTCCAGATGCGTGGTCGGCTGCAGAAATCGACCGAAGAGCATGCCTCTATTGCGGAAGCGATCCTTAAAAACACCGGGACGCAAGCCGACGAACTGATGCGCGATCACATGATGCTGCAGGGACAGCGGTTACCCATGATCCTGGAAGCCATAGAGCCCAGATAGGTTGTCCAGCTGACATCTCTTGCTCGAGTGAAGCGAGGTTACTTCAGCAAAGCACTCGATCAAAGCGGATCGGCCGGGCTTTCCTGCAATCCGAGATGCAGTTCATCGCCCTCATAAGGGTGTGCCCGCGCGACATCTTCGTTCAGCTCATGCCCCAGGCCCGGTGCGCCAGACGGGATAACATACCCGTCTTCCCAGCGGATGGGGTTCTTCAGGAGCTCGGCGTAGAACCCATCGAATGTGCGGATGGATTCCAGGACGAGGAAATTCGGGCTGCAAGTGGCGAGCTGGATATTGGCGAGTGCCACCAGCGGGCCGCAGTAAAGATGCGGGGCGACCTGCGCGGAGTGGCACTCCGCCATGGCGGCGATTTTCTTGGCTTCAAGCAGGCCACCGACACGGCCCAAATTCATCTGCAGAATGCTCGCGGCACCGGTTTCCAGAACGCGTGAGAACTCGTATTTCGTGCAGAGCCGCTCACCCGTGGCCACCGGGATGGACGTGTAGCGGGCAACCTCCGCCATGTCCTCCGGTTTTTCCGGCGGGATCGGTTCTTCGAACCAGAGCGGATCGTAGGCCTCAAGCCGGCGCGCCATGCGCTTCGCACCGGAAACGGTAAACTGCCCGTGGGTGCCGAAAAGGAGATCGGCCTTGTCGCCGACAGCCTCCCGAATTGTGCGGCAGAAGGCTTCGGAACGGGTCAGGTCTTCAAGGCTCGGCTGATGCCCATCATAGATCGTGTAAGCGCCCGCCGGATCGAATTTGACGGCCGTAAAACCCTGTTCGACCGCCTTGATCGCTGCCTCAGCCGCCATGCCGGGATCGTTGTAGACATTGGGTGTGTCCGGGTCGGGATAGACATCACCGTCAAGCGGATAGAGGTATGTGTAGGATCGCAGCCGCTCGTGCACCTTGCCGCCAAGGAGCTCGTAGGCGGGTTTGCCCGCAGCCTTGCCGATAATGTCCCAGCAGGCCATCTCCAGCCCGGAGAGAACGCCCATGACCGAAACATCGGGCCGCTGCGTGTATCCGGCGCCATAGGTTTTATGCCAGAGCTTTTCGATATGATGCGGGTCTTCGCCTTCAAACTGCCGTTGAAACACGTCTTTCGCCATCTCGGCGACCAGATGAGGCCCGAACGTGGCGTTGTAGATTTCGCCATAGCCGGTAATACCGCATAGGGTGACCAGCTTCACGAAAATGAAGTAGCGCCCGCCATGGCGCGGCGGAGGATTTCCGACAACAAAGGTCTCGATTTGGGCGAGTTTCATGAAAGGGTTCTTAGCTCGCGTTGCTGATGGTGATCGACTTTACCTTGGTATAGGCGTCAAGTCCCTCCCAACCCTTCTCGCGGCCGTATCCGGACTTCTTGTTGCCACCGAAGGGAAGTTCCAGGCCGCCGGCCCAGTAGTCGTTGATCGAAACCTGACCGCAATCCATGGCTGACGCGACCCGCATGGCCCTGCCGACATCTTGCGTGTAGACGCTCGCGATGAGGCCGAATTCCGTTCCATTGGCCAACTGGATAGCCTCGTCCTCGCTCTCGAAATTCTGAACTGACAAGACGGGTCCGAAGATCTCATCCTGCACAGCGGGATCGTTGGCGGCAAGGTCGGCGATGACGGTCGGCTGAAAGAACCAGCCTTTGCCGGTGTCCGCGTCCACGGTAACGTCCCCGCCTGTCAGCAGATTTGCACCGCGTGATTTTGCTGCATCAACATGGGCCTTGATACGCGACAGGTGCAGCTGCGAATTGATGGCGCCCATGTCAGGGGCCGTCAGGCCGTGCGCAGGCCTGATTGATTTGGCGCGCTCGGTGAGAATTGAAAGCACATCGTCGCGGATCGTCTTGTGCAGGATCAGACGGGATCCTGCGGAACAGATCTGCCCGGAATTGGAAAAGATCGCCCAGTAGGCGCCGTCGGCGACTTTTTCGGGATCCGCGTCACCAAAGGCGATCAGCGGAGACTTGCCTCCAAGTTCAAGGGTCAGACGCGTGACATTGGGCGCAGCCATTTGAGCAACATTGACGCCGGTTGATACGGAACCGGTAAAGGTTAGCTGCTTGATACGTGGGTCGCGCGCCATTTGCGCGCCGACATCCGAGCCAAGACCTGTTACGACATTCACTAGTCCTTCCGGGACACCGGCCTCGCATAGAAGTTCGGCCATGATCAACGCTGTGAAGGGTGTTGTTTCGGCGGGCTTGGCAACGACGGAACATCCTGCGGCGAGTGCTGGGGCGACACCGCGCGCGAAGGTCGATGTCGGATAGTTCCAGGGTATGATATGCCCTGTTACGCCCACCGGTTCGCGTACGGTGAAAGCGGTGTAGGCGGGGCCGAGATTGACAGACCTGCCGTCCAGCTTATCGGCGGCACCAGCGTAATACTCGAAGAGCCGCGCGGAGGACTGAACGTCACCTGCTGCTTCTGCGAGGGTCTTGCCGCTATCGACCACCTCGATAACTGCAAGTCGGTCAGCATTCTCGCGAAAAAGACGGGCGACATTGTTGAGGATCCTGCAACGCTTGCCGGGTGGCACCAGACGCCAATTCGCAGCAGCTTTCTCTGCCGTCGCGACGGCGTGGTCCATGTCCTTACTCTCGCCGAGTGAGAACTCCGCAAACGCCTCCGCGCGGCCTGGATCAAAGCTCTCCATTTTCCGGTTTGATGGCGGCGTGACCCTTCCGTTTATGAAATGGCCGTTCGGTAGATTATCCAGCCATCCGGTCTTCAGATAATCCTGGGCGATGTCCTCAGCGGTCATGATGTGGCTCGTTTCCGGTCTTGCAGGATGATGTCTGCCCCTTTGAGGGCAAGCATCATCGTCGGTGCGTTGGTGTTGCCTGATGTGATGTTTGGAAAAGCTGATGCGTCGACGACCCTGAGGCCCTTGATGCCGTGAACACGCAGGCGGCTGTCGGTCACGGTCGTATCCCGGTTTTCGCCCATACGGCAGGTGGAAACCGGATGATAGACTGTGCTGGCGCGCGCGCGGAAATCTGCGAGAAGTTCGCTGTCGTCAAGGGATCCAAGATGCGGGGCGACCGATGCTTCCACGACGGAGCGCATCGCATTGCTGGCCATGATTTTTTGGCAGAGCCTGCCACCGTCAACGACGGCGCGCCGGTCTTCTTCGGTCGAAAGTGAATTCGGCTGTATTGACGGCGAAACGGTGCCGTCTGCGCTTTTGATATCGACCCGCCCGCGGCTCGTCGGGCGCGTCGGCTGCGCGCAGATAATGAACCCGTCGAACGGATCAAGAGCCATCTTCGCCGTTTTGCCCTTGGCCATCATGCGATAGCTGATTGGGTTGAAATAAAGCTGCTGATCCGGTTGGTTCAAACCGGGGCGTGATCGCAAGAAGCCGCCGCATTGGTTCACCGAAAGGGCGAGGGGGCCCGTGCGCGAAAAGGCGTATTGCAGGGCGGCAGTGGCCTGGCCTGCAAGCGGGCGCAGGACTGAGTTGAGTGTCGCTTCCCTTGCACGAAACGTGTAGCTCGCCGTGAGATGATCCTGGAGATTGCCACCGACATTGTCATTTGCAAAAAGAACCGGGATTCCGAGGCCTTGCAACAACTGGCCGGGACCGACACCGGAGATCTGGAGGAGCTGTGGTGAACCGATCGCACCTGCAGCCAGAACGACCTCGTTTGAGGCAGTGATCGTTTCGCCGCTTGTGAGTTCGACGCCGACCGCTGTCACCCCGTCAAAAAGAATGCGCTTGACCTGAGCTTCGGTACGCACGGAAAGGTTGGCGCGCGCCATGGCCGGACGCAGGAATGCCCGCGCGGATGAACAGCGCTCACCCCGTCGCGTGTTGATGTGGTAGATGGCGCCGCCCTCGGGGCGGTCTCCGTTGATGTCGTCTGTTTGCGGGAGGCCTGTCTCGTCAAGCGCGGCGAAAAAATGTCTGTTCAGTCGATGGATCTGTTCAGACGTGTTCTGAACGTGGATCGGACCGCTGCCGTGTTCTTCGCCGGAGGGTGATACCTTTGTTTCAAGGTGCTCGAAGATCGGTTTGACATCGCGCCAGCCCCAACCCTCAGCACCGGAAGCCTCCCAGTCGTCATAGTCCTCCGTCAGACCCCGGCAATAAACCATGGCATTTATGGATCCTGAACCGCCGAGAAGACGACCGCGCGGCCAGGAAATGCTGCGCCCGTTGAGGCCGTCGTCGGGCTCGGTTGTGAATTGCCAGGTGTGCCTCGGACTGGAGATGAGTTTGCTGTAGCCAAGGGGCAGGCGAACCCAGGGTGACGAGTCGGCACTGCCGGCCTCAAGCAGCAACACTCTGATCCCTTGGTCCGCGCTCAAACGCTCCGCCAGAACGCAGCCCGCGGATCCGGCGCCCACGATGATGTAGTCAACGTTTTGCATTCAGCATAATGCCCGCCACATGATTTTCACCGCGAAGTTTCACCGAGTTTGCAGAAACTTTGAAGTGAAAAAAAATTTGGTATGACTTCGAAAAATTTTGCAGGATGTACCTGTCAAAAAATAGAAAAATCTCCGAGTTCACACAAGCTGGTTGACCTGATGACATACAGTCTTCCTCCCTTGCCCTGGCTCCGGGCCTTCGAAGCTGCCGCGCGGCTGGGAAACTTCACGCGCGCGGCCGAGGAACTCCTCATCACGCCGGCCGCTGTCAGTTACCAGGTGCGGCAGCTGGAACAGAAGCTGGGATTTCCGCTATTCGATCGGGTTCATCGGGAGCTCGTCCTCACCCGCCTTGGCCAAACCTACCTGCCGAGTGTCGAGAAGGCCTTTTCGGACCTTTCAATCGCGACTGTTTCGGTCTTTGGCGAAAGGCACCAGCAGCCGGTACGCTTCCGCTGCCTGAACAGCTTCAGCCATTTATGGATGATACCGCGCCTGAGATCCTTCCAGCAGGTGCATCCGGGCATTGACCTGCAGATGATTTCAGCTTCCTGGGCGGAAAAACTGCATCCGGACCTCTTCGAGATAGACATAAGGTTCGGAGACGGCACCTGGACCGACGGGCGGGTCACGTTTCTCCTGAACGATCCGATCATCCCCGTGTGCCACCCTGACCTTGTTTTCGCACAAGGAGAGAAAGACCTTTCGGCACTGGCCAAGGCACCCCGTCTCGATATCATGGGGGTGATTGACACGT from the Roseibium sp. HPY-6 genome contains:
- a CDS encoding Asp/Glu racemase, coding for MTNASTYRRVGLIVPSSNITMETEIPALLKAREAILPDRFTFHSSRMRMKAVVKEELEAMDADSVRCASELSDAAVEVQAYACLVAIMSMGLGYHRASSEKLNRATTENGCPTPVLNSAGALVESLQEMGMRKVSIICPYMKPLTRLVVDYIETEGIEVQDFLALEIPDNLEVASQDPAAPAELWRKLDVRGVDAIVASACVQMPSLPAIEMIERASGLPAVSASVATTRKILQSLNLTEIAPGGGALLSGGQLARLPKVA
- a CDS encoding TRAP transporter large permease, which translates into the protein MDPLLLGTIVALATIVILFSGISVAMGLLLVSAVFLVIFDGLRSLELMPEIFFGKLDSFALLSIPMFIIMGASIASTRAGADLYEALERWLTRVPGGLVVSNLGACALFSAMSGSSPATCAAIGKMGIPEMRKRGYPEEIATGSIAAGGTLGILIPPSITMIVYGIATETSIGRLFLAGVIPGLLLVGLFMAWSIYATWRSGGRSTAQISYSWRDRVEILPRVLPFIAIIVGVLYAMYGGVATPSETAAVGALLCLIVAMVIYRLLSPKSLWAVLRDSTKESVMILFIIAAAGVFSYMLSSLFITQSIAAWISDLEVNRWVLMAAINVFLIVAGFFLPPVAVILMAAPILLPVIVSAGFDPIWFAVVLTINMEIGLISPPVGLNLYVINGIAPDISLKKILTGSLPFVLCMLVAILLLCLFPGLATWLPNLVMGPAY
- a CDS encoding GntR family transcriptional regulator, with amino-acid sequence MARVADQLIETLRNDIRSGVLRPGDQLEEAALAERFGVSRTPVREAVRSLVDSGLLETKPRKGALVRVLSAKELIDLFEVAAELEGMACRLAAERLTADKAAALEDALHFCRTAAEANDQDGYAKANLAFHQAIHNAAGNNRLIEQIEQLAGHINPYRAMPFQMRGRLQKSTEEHASIAEAILKNTGTQADELMRDHMMLQGQRLPMILEAIEPR
- the dctP gene encoding TRAP transporter substrate-binding protein DctP — encoded protein: MKSPLLTATALVAMMSAQAAQATELRLSHQWSTQDIRHNVAQMVADEVATADVDLAIKIFPSKSLFKPREQYKPLSRGQLDMTVFPLSYAGGQRPAFNLTLMPGLVKNHDHAARLFDSPFMDELKAEMAEDDVMVLVNGYLAGGFVGKDKCITKPEDVSGLQTRAAGKSFEQMLVGAGASIASMASSEIYSAMQTGVLDAANTSSSSFVSYRIFEQVSCYTPAGDVALWFLYQPLLMNKSTFDGLNGAQQEALLAAAEKAEAFYLKEAKIQDAASVEVFREAGVEIAEMTPSDFDAWRALAQKTAYKSFVESVPNGQSLLDMALSVE
- a CDS encoding PQQ-dependent sugar dehydrogenase, producing the protein MLNRTKTWMVSCAVGTVMAAMPAFAQNTTSLKHTLVLEDLENPWDMAFLDDGTMFFTEKCKGLSVLMPSGDVNALLGMTGSSGYASTEDDLFCEGQAGMMGVAVDPDFANNRHIYVYSTSKKSDPHTNRLMRLKVGDDFKSVGERTDIVDDVPYKMAASDHPFGGPGAHNGGRVRFNPADGYLYLTTGDNHNEEVPQSPTLMGSKVLRMNADGTAAPENTPPDGFDKRTYTYGHRNVQGIAFHPGTGTPITAEHGPWHSDEITVLVNGGNAGWDPRPNMAGRGDCPDDYCGYSPNQMDGMNRYERAAFMPMTDLDTYPDAMLPIWDNNGWSQGTSSAAFLEGDAWGKWNGAMVVGIMGIGFGGTPLGQRIDVVELSDDGTEVVDVTELTLPEGMEAGRFRSVVLGPDGSLYAAVDEGMIHKLTP
- a CDS encoding YbhB/YbcL family Raf kinase inhibitor-like protein, with amino-acid sequence MLRNSIFSSTLMLGLLASPAMATDFQLTSTTIAEGQQLNAAQVFQGFGCEGGNTAPDLAWSGAPEGTKSFAVTVYDPDAPTGSGWWHWFAFNIPADVTELPAETALPEGAVELANDYGVAGFGGACPPPGEVHRYEFTVHALGTELDLDGSVSNALAGYMVNANSLAKTSITAVYNR
- a CDS encoding AraC family transcriptional regulator, producing MPETGETGSADKLPDQVALYPISQATTATFSDLYLRLAFLFFIEAGSKRVVTPTQDLVGEEGDLLIFPPGSMVTMENRPVLDRSYRAVGISFPDELVATVFADQPVPADRGGIQILRAEPHRPMDLLPIIEDTLSQEALPDVILRHRLLEPLIWLKDKGVHITLSGEEAPLSRVRRLIETDLSRPWRASDVARHLAMSEPTMRRWLKDAGQGFARILRNTRLEHGLSRLQTSTASVSEIALECGFKTPSHFSDAFRKRFGITPKEIRTSGD
- a CDS encoding TRAP transporter small permease; its protein translation is MALVLSRAARFSASGIIRQVSEVSGWIAATMILSAVFLTCQMIFIRFVLNGSTVWQTEVVVYLVVAATLLGLPFVQKHKGHVNVDLLPMWLGPRAARLLKTLTSFSALGIIGVCTFYGYEYWHLAFSRGWTSDTVTAVPLWIPYLSLPVGFGLLFLQLAADCLEAFSDLPGKPEGAL